From Polynucleobacter sp. MWH-Braz-FAM2G, a single genomic window includes:
- a CDS encoding FAD-linked oxidase C-terminal domain-containing protein, translated as MVTPPPDIAAISALQSKLVSALRPILPEYALLWEPEDTIPYECDGLAAYRRMPLAVALPETEEQVAKILKICYEMKIPVVPRGSGTGLSGGAMPLSQGLVLSLAKLKKILSIDPFTRTAVVQPGVRNLAISEAVAHLGLYYAPDPSSQIACSIGGNVNENSGGVHCLKYGLTLHNVLRVRGILMNGEIVEFGGLAPDAPGLDLLAIMMGSEGMLAVVTEVTVKLVAKPKLARVIMASFDDIEKGGNAVAAIIAAGIIPAGLEMMDKATTRAVEEFVHAGYDLNAEAILLCESDGTPEEVAEEIERMTKVLEEAGASGIQISKDESERLKFWSGRKNAFPAAGRLAPDYYCMDGTIPRRHIATLLKRIQGMEAKYGLGCLNVFHAGDGNMHPLILFNGADQEEWHRAEDFGTEILEACVELGGTITGEHGVGIEKINSMCVQFGEGERESFWGVKSAFDPEKLLNPDKAIPTLNRCAEYGRMRISGGQLPHPELERF; from the coding sequence ATGGTGACCCCACCCCCCGATATAGCCGCTATTAGCGCCCTACAATCCAAATTGGTTTCGGCCCTGCGCCCAATCCTGCCGGAATATGCCCTTTTGTGGGAACCGGAAGACACTATTCCTTATGAATGTGATGGTTTAGCCGCCTACAGGCGGATGCCTTTAGCCGTAGCCCTCCCCGAGACAGAGGAACAAGTCGCGAAGATTCTGAAAATTTGCTACGAGATGAAAATCCCCGTAGTTCCTCGTGGATCAGGTACTGGTCTCTCTGGTGGCGCCATGCCCCTCTCTCAAGGATTGGTATTGTCTTTAGCCAAACTCAAGAAAATTCTAAGTATTGATCCATTTACTCGAACTGCTGTAGTTCAGCCTGGTGTACGCAATTTGGCCATTTCTGAAGCGGTTGCGCATCTTGGCTTGTATTACGCACCAGACCCCTCATCACAAATTGCTTGCTCTATTGGTGGCAACGTCAATGAAAACTCGGGTGGCGTTCATTGTCTAAAGTATGGCCTCACTCTTCATAACGTTCTGCGAGTTCGAGGAATACTCATGAATGGCGAGATCGTTGAATTTGGCGGCTTAGCACCTGACGCCCCCGGTCTAGATTTATTAGCCATCATGATGGGCAGCGAGGGAATGCTTGCTGTGGTGACAGAAGTTACAGTCAAATTGGTAGCTAAACCAAAGTTGGCGCGTGTCATTATGGCTAGCTTTGATGACATCGAAAAAGGTGGTAACGCAGTTGCTGCCATTATTGCTGCTGGCATCATACCTGCTGGGCTAGAGATGATGGATAAAGCCACCACTCGTGCAGTTGAAGAGTTTGTACATGCTGGCTATGACTTAAATGCTGAAGCAATTCTGCTCTGTGAATCAGATGGCACGCCCGAAGAGGTGGCAGAAGAAATTGAACGCATGACTAAGGTGCTCGAAGAAGCAGGTGCAAGTGGTATTCAAATTTCCAAGGATGAAAGTGAGCGCTTAAAGTTTTGGAGTGGTCGTAAAAATGCTTTCCCGGCTGCAGGTCGTTTAGCGCCTGATTACTATTGTATGGATGGCACTATTCCTCGTCGCCATATAGCCACCCTTCTCAAGCGCATACAAGGTATGGAGGCAAAGTATGGCCTTGGTTGCTTAAACGTCTTTCATGCAGGTGATGGCAATATGCATCCCCTGATATTGTTTAATGGAGCGGATCAAGAGGAATGGCACCGCGCCGAAGACTTTGGTACTGAAATTTTAGAGGCCTGTGTTGAACTCGGCGGCACCATCACTGGTGAGCATGGTGTCGGTATTGAAAAAATTAATTCGATGTGTGTGCAATTTGGCGAGGGCGAACGTGAATCATTTTGGGGTGTGAAAAGCGCCTTTGATCCAGAAAAACTCCTCAACCCAGACAAGGCCATCCCCACCTTAAACCGCTGTGCAGAATATGGCCGCATGCGCATTAGTGGCGGTCAGCTGCCTCACCCAGAATTGGAGCGCTTCTAA
- the ubiA gene encoding 4-hydroxybenzoate octaprenyltransferase, with translation MNLKERFISYGYLIRLDKPIGTLLLLWPTLWALWLASSGMPDLSILAIFVVGTFLMRSAGCAINDYADRDFDRYVKRTEGRPVTSGKISGKEAIAVASFLAFLAFLLIQPLNIFTKQLSVLALLVAFIYPFTKRFFAMPQAVLGIAFGFGIPMAYAAILDFIPLEAWILFIGNIFWAIAYDTAYAMVDRDDDLRLGLRTSAITFGNNDVIAIAICYGMLFLSQLCVAQLAGLSNYYLLGWFPALACAIYHLKLVSTRNREDCFKAFRHNNWLGGFLFIGIVLGMAIS, from the coding sequence ATGAATTTAAAAGAACGATTTATTTCTTACGGGTATTTAATTAGGCTAGATAAGCCTATTGGAACGCTCTTATTGTTATGGCCAACACTTTGGGCTCTCTGGCTCGCTAGTAGTGGTATGCCAGATTTATCTATTCTGGCGATATTTGTAGTAGGTACGTTTTTAATGCGCAGTGCGGGTTGCGCAATCAATGACTATGCTGATCGTGACTTTGATCGCTATGTCAAAAGAACAGAGGGTCGCCCTGTAACCAGTGGAAAAATCTCAGGCAAAGAAGCCATAGCAGTTGCTAGTTTTTTAGCCTTTCTTGCATTTTTGCTGATTCAACCCTTGAATATATTTACAAAGCAACTATCAGTTCTTGCGTTGTTAGTAGCCTTTATTTATCCCTTTACCAAACGTTTTTTTGCTATGCCTCAGGCTGTCTTAGGTATTGCCTTTGGATTTGGGATACCGATGGCATACGCCGCTATTTTGGATTTCATACCCTTAGAGGCTTGGATTTTATTTATTGGAAATATTTTTTGGGCAATTGCATATGACACAGCTTATGCAATGGTAGATCGTGATGATGATTTGCGTTTAGGGCTACGCACATCAGCGATTACATTTGGAAATAACGATGTCATCGCTATAGCGATTTGCTATGGAATGCTATTTTTGAGTCAGTTATGCGTCGCTCAATTGGCGGGTTTAAGTAATTATTATTTATTAGGTTGGTTTCCAGCGTTGGCTTGCGCTATCTATCACCTGAAGTTGGTATCAACGCGCAATCGAGAGGATTGCTTTAAGGCATTCCGTCACAACAATTGGTTGGGTGGATTTTTATTTATTGGAATTGTATTGGGGATGGCTATTAGCTAG
- the tldD gene encoding metalloprotease TldD, which translates to MNAPEALFPANWTKAKKQSDLIKLAKSILLEPTGLSEQDLHRTFGNLFTHRLDDADLYFQHTRSESWSLEEGIVKSGSFNIDQGVGVRAIYGDKTAFAYSDEINLEALNKASTATRVIGPEGGKQSVASKLFNPVSNKLYSDINPLDSLQPKEKIALLESIERRAKARDPRIIQVMASLAGEFDVVLVARADGLLAADVRPLVRVSVHVIAEQNGRRESGSSGGGARHDYLYFDTELINRYVDEAVDGALINLESRAAPAGPMTVVMGPGWPGVLLHEAVGHGLEGDFNRKGSSAFAGRIGQRVAAKGVTVVDDGTLSGRRGSLNIDDEGTPTQCTTLIEDGILKGYIQDSLNARLMKMPLTGNGRRESFASLPMPRMTNTYMLAGKDDPQEIVASIKRGLYAVNFGGGQVDITSGKFVFSASEAYWVENGKIQYPVKGATIIGSGPESLKQVSMIGNDLKLDGGVGVCGKEGQSVPVGVGQPTLRIDSLTVGGTA; encoded by the coding sequence ATGAATGCACCAGAAGCACTATTTCCAGCTAATTGGACAAAAGCTAAAAAACAATCAGATCTAATCAAATTAGCAAAATCGATCCTACTTGAGCCCACAGGTTTATCCGAGCAAGACCTACACCGCACTTTTGGCAATCTATTCACCCACCGCCTTGATGATGCAGACCTGTATTTTCAGCATACTCGAAGCGAAAGTTGGAGTCTTGAAGAGGGAATTGTTAAGTCAGGTAGCTTCAATATTGATCAAGGCGTTGGTGTGCGAGCGATCTATGGTGATAAGACTGCTTTTGCCTACTCGGATGAAATTAATCTAGAAGCTCTAAATAAGGCTTCCACCGCTACACGAGTCATTGGTCCTGAGGGCGGAAAACAATCAGTGGCCAGCAAGTTATTTAACCCTGTTTCTAATAAGCTGTATTCAGATATCAATCCTCTGGATTCCCTCCAACCAAAAGAAAAGATTGCATTACTTGAGAGTATTGAACGTCGTGCTAAAGCACGAGATCCACGCATCATTCAAGTGATGGCAAGTTTGGCAGGTGAGTTCGATGTGGTGCTAGTGGCACGCGCAGATGGATTATTAGCTGCTGATGTTCGACCACTAGTACGTGTTTCGGTACATGTCATTGCCGAACAAAATGGTCGTCGCGAATCTGGATCCTCAGGTGGTGGTGCTCGTCACGACTACCTCTATTTTGATACTGAGCTCATTAATCGCTATGTTGATGAAGCAGTGGATGGTGCCTTAATCAATCTTGAATCTCGGGCTGCCCCTGCGGGCCCAATGACTGTAGTGATGGGACCAGGTTGGCCCGGTGTTCTCTTGCATGAAGCAGTAGGACATGGATTAGAGGGAGACTTTAATCGTAAGGGCTCCTCCGCATTTGCTGGTCGTATTGGGCAACGGGTTGCGGCTAAGGGAGTCACGGTTGTGGATGATGGCACCCTATCCGGCCGTCGTGGATCTCTGAATATCGATGACGAGGGAACGCCAACGCAATGCACCACTTTGATTGAGGATGGCATCCTCAAGGGGTATATCCAAGATAGCCTGAACGCACGCCTCATGAAGATGCCGCTAACTGGAAATGGGCGTCGCGAAAGCTTTGCATCACTTCCAATGCCTAGAATGACCAATACCTACATGCTGGCAGGAAAAGATGATCCCCAAGAAATCGTAGCGAGCATTAAACGTGGCTTGTATGCAGTTAATTTTGGTGGCGGCCAAGTAGACATCACCAGTGGGAAGTTTGTTTTTTCTGCCTCAGAAGCCTACTGGGTGGAAAACGGCAAAATTCAATATCCTGTTAAAGGCGCAACGATTATTGGCAGTGGCCCAGAGTCCTTAAAACAAGTTTCCATGATCGGAAATGACCTCAAACTCGATGGCGGCGTAGGGGTTTGCGGCAAGGAAGGACAAAGTGTTCCGGTCGGGGTTGGACAGCCTACACTGAGGATTGATAGCCTCACCGTAGGTGGAACCGCCTGA
- a CDS encoding YggS family pyridoxal phosphate-dependent enzyme — MNSIVVNLLQVRERIELAALAANREPEEIELLAVSKTSPASAVEEAMHAGQSAFGENYVQEAVEKIEKLAKLRPWLIWHFIGPLQSNKTREVAQHFDWVHSVDRLKIAERLSMQRGEFPDLPPLQVCVQLNVSEEDSKSGVSLEEVEALCNQITSLPNLVLRGLMAIPAPTSDIHQQRQAFAVVRDCFKRIQVAHSTELGYQFFDTLSMGMSDDLEAAIQEGSTMVRVGTAIFGKRDKINK; from the coding sequence ATGAATTCCATCGTAGTTAATTTGCTGCAAGTCAGAGAGCGTATCGAACTTGCTGCCTTGGCAGCAAATCGAGAGCCCGAAGAAATCGAACTATTAGCTGTTAGCAAAACCTCTCCTGCATCTGCTGTAGAAGAAGCTATGCATGCTGGCCAATCTGCATTTGGCGAAAACTATGTTCAAGAGGCCGTAGAAAAAATTGAAAAGCTTGCCAAACTACGTCCTTGGCTTATATGGCATTTCATTGGTCCATTGCAAAGCAATAAAACAAGAGAGGTTGCGCAACATTTCGATTGGGTTCATAGCGTGGATCGCCTTAAAATTGCTGAGCGCCTATCCATGCAACGCGGCGAGTTTCCCGATTTACCACCTCTGCAAGTATGCGTTCAACTTAATGTGAGCGAAGAAGATAGTAAAAGTGGCGTCTCTTTGGAGGAAGTTGAAGCCCTATGCAACCAAATTACCTCTTTGCCCAATTTGGTTCTCAGAGGTTTAATGGCCATTCCAGCACCTACCTCGGACATCCATCAGCAACGCCAGGCATTTGCAGTCGTACGGGATTGTTTTAAACGGATACAAGTAGCCCACTCCACAGAGCTGGGATATCAATTTTTTGACACGCTTTCAATGGGAATGTCAGATGACCTAGAAGCTGCCATTCAGGAAGGCAGTACTATGGTTCGAGTAGGCACAGCCATTTTCGGGAAGCGGGATAAGATTAACAAATGA
- the glcF gene encoding glycolate oxidase subunit GlcF has protein sequence MQTQLAPQFANTPEGIEAARILGKCVHCGFCTATCPTYQLLGDELDGPRGRIYLIKQIAEGQAPTEKTRLHLDRCLTCRNCESTCPSGVQYGNLIDIGRKWAEENTPERPLAQRLTRWALKEGLTKPALFNSAMTLGRLVRPLMPKGIQRKIPLTLNKALAKSTDPYARPITTHQRKMVLLEGCVQPGMLPNINSATARVLNALKIQLISAPSATCCGALRYHLNDQAGGLIDAKQNIDAWWPLVENGIEAIVITASGCGVMVKDYGHLFANDPVYAAKAKKISDLTKDISEILPSLQNELMQLVGTDPKPGVVYHPPCTLQHGQQIRGKVEAVLSSIGIGVRLCSDSHLCCGSAGTYSVTQPELSEQLRNNKLAHLHAACEESGAEVIVSGNIGCITHLQQEKTPVVHWIEIVDQLISNSVKAS, from the coding sequence ATGCAAACTCAACTCGCCCCTCAATTTGCCAACACGCCGGAAGGTATCGAGGCAGCCCGCATTCTGGGTAAATGTGTTCACTGTGGCTTTTGTACTGCTACCTGTCCAACCTATCAGTTACTCGGCGATGAATTAGATGGTCCTCGTGGGCGTATTTATCTTATTAAACAAATTGCTGAAGGCCAAGCACCTACCGAAAAGACTCGCCTTCATTTAGATCGCTGCTTAACTTGTCGTAATTGTGAAAGCACTTGCCCTAGTGGAGTGCAATACGGGAACCTAATCGATATCGGCCGTAAATGGGCAGAAGAAAATACACCTGAGCGTCCGCTTGCTCAAAGACTTACTCGCTGGGCGTTAAAAGAAGGCTTAACCAAACCCGCTTTATTTAATTCAGCGATGACATTGGGTCGCTTGGTGCGCCCCTTGATGCCTAAGGGCATCCAGAGGAAGATTCCTCTGACACTAAATAAAGCTCTAGCAAAATCTACTGATCCGTATGCAAGGCCAATAACTACGCATCAACGCAAGATGGTTTTATTAGAAGGCTGCGTGCAGCCTGGCATGTTGCCTAACATCAACTCTGCAACGGCTCGTGTGCTCAATGCATTAAAGATTCAGTTAATTAGCGCTCCTAGTGCAACATGTTGCGGAGCCCTGCGTTATCACTTGAATGATCAAGCGGGAGGCTTGATTGATGCGAAGCAGAATATTGATGCTTGGTGGCCTTTGGTTGAAAATGGGATTGAAGCGATTGTGATAACGGCATCTGGTTGCGGTGTGATGGTGAAGGATTATGGCCATCTGTTTGCAAACGATCCTGTATATGCGGCAAAAGCTAAGAAGATCTCTGACTTAACCAAAGATATCTCAGAAATTCTGCCTTCATTGCAAAACGAGCTTATGCAACTTGTAGGTACAGACCCTAAACCAGGTGTGGTGTATCACCCACCTTGCACTTTACAGCATGGACAACAAATCCGTGGCAAAGTCGAGGCGGTGCTCTCCAGTATTGGCATTGGTGTACGTCTGTGTTCGGATAGTCATCTTTGCTGTGGATCCGCCGGAACCTACTCTGTCACCCAACCAGAACTATCCGAACAACTTCGTAACAATAAGCTAGCTCATCTTCATGCTGCGTGCGAAGAATCAGGTGCCGAAGTGATTGTTTCTGGAAATATCGGTTGCATTACGCATTTACAGCAAGAAAAAACTCCAGTGGTTCATTGGATAGAAATAGTAGATCAGCTAATCAGCAACTCAGTCAAGGCCTCATGA
- the glcE gene encoding glycolate oxidase subunit GlcE: MSHSNAQINVFREQILNAANNKISLSIEGGGTKSWYGNANNYAKLDTRPYAGILEYQPEELVITACAGTPLKEITAALKEKNQVLAFEPPYFGDNATFGGAIAAGLAGPGRITVGNFRDFVLGARILDGKGQDLSFGGKVMKNVAGYDVSRLLPGSLGTLALLLEASVKVLPKPAATATLRCQISQEKALKILNEWAGQPLPLSASCWIGSTKGGDGELTIRLAGAVAAVKAAIPLMSSLAMAIEVNDEIAENFWNDLREQKLSSFTNLSADQTLYRLALPAACGPISISDADDEIVLEWHGQQRWIKAPGDEATFTSLKALANTHGGHATRFRQGANVDPSFQRFTLLSEQTHSKALEAVQERLRSAFDPAGVFATKRLP, translated from the coding sequence ATGAGTCACTCCAATGCACAAATTAATGTATTTCGCGAACAAATTCTGAATGCCGCCAACAATAAGATATCTCTTTCAATTGAAGGTGGCGGCACAAAATCTTGGTACGGAAATGCAAATAACTACGCCAAGCTAGATACACGTCCTTATGCTGGTATTTTGGAATACCAACCAGAAGAACTAGTTATCACTGCTTGTGCTGGCACACCACTAAAAGAAATAACAGCGGCCCTCAAAGAAAAAAATCAGGTGCTCGCTTTTGAGCCACCTTATTTTGGTGATAACGCAACTTTTGGTGGCGCAATTGCCGCTGGCTTAGCTGGACCTGGCCGCATTACAGTTGGTAATTTTCGTGACTTTGTACTAGGCGCCCGTATCCTTGATGGAAAGGGTCAAGACCTTTCTTTTGGCGGCAAGGTTATGAAGAATGTAGCTGGGTATGACGTTTCTCGTTTGTTGCCTGGCTCTTTGGGAACTCTTGCGCTTTTATTAGAAGCTTCAGTCAAAGTTTTACCTAAGCCTGCCGCAACAGCGACCTTGCGTTGCCAAATCTCTCAAGAGAAAGCTCTAAAGATTCTCAATGAGTGGGCGGGTCAACCACTTCCACTCTCAGCAAGTTGCTGGATTGGTTCAACCAAAGGCGGTGATGGTGAGCTCACGATTCGACTTGCAGGTGCGGTTGCGGCTGTGAAAGCCGCTATTCCACTGATGAGCTCGTTGGCAATGGCCATTGAAGTAAATGACGAGATTGCTGAAAACTTCTGGAATGATTTGCGCGAGCAAAAACTATCCTCATTTACAAATCTCAGCGCCGATCAAACCCTATATCGCCTAGCGCTTCCTGCGGCTTGCGGACCAATTTCAATTTCTGACGCTGACGATGAAATCGTTTTGGAATGGCATGGCCAGCAACGCTGGATCAAAGCGCCTGGCGATGAAGCTACTTTTACAAGTCTTAAGGCACTTGCCAATACTCATGGCGGACATGCCACTCGCTTTAGACAGGGCGCTAATGTAGACCCTTCTTTTCAGCGTTTTACATTACTCTCCGAGCAAACCCATTCCAAAGCACTTGAAGCGGTGCAAGAACGTTTGAGGTCCGCTTTTGATCCTGCTGGTGTATTTGCCACTAAACGCCTTCCATAA
- the proC gene encoding pyrroline-5-carboxylate reductase translates to MSTNKITQINSNAHITFIGGGNMGRALISGLLTSGFEPNQISVVEANATTALKLYEDFGVQGIGALEQIAFDFSKNNVVVMAIKPQDFNVVAKGLAAKLKHASAPGPLILSIAAGIRLKDMSRWLDHTRCVRAMPNTPALIGKGITGLFADAAVDQSDRALAETICNAVGQAVWVAEEKLMDAVTAVSGSGPAYVFAFLEAMQSAGVKLGLDAHTARKLAYATLEGATQLAHNSDEHAGVLRERVTSKGGTTAAALDVMKQHGWHEILEKAIDAASQRGKTMGDELGKS, encoded by the coding sequence ATGAGCACAAACAAAATTACCCAAATTAATAGCAACGCACATATTACTTTCATTGGTGGCGGCAATATGGGGCGCGCCCTCATTAGCGGTCTACTTACCAGTGGATTTGAACCCAACCAAATCTCCGTTGTAGAAGCTAACGCAACAACCGCCTTAAAGCTATATGAAGATTTTGGTGTACAAGGTATTGGCGCACTAGAGCAAATTGCTTTTGACTTCTCAAAAAATAATGTAGTTGTGATGGCAATCAAGCCTCAAGACTTTAATGTTGTTGCTAAAGGACTAGCCGCCAAACTAAAGCATGCAAGCGCTCCAGGTCCATTAATTTTGAGCATAGCAGCCGGAATTCGATTGAAGGATATGAGTCGTTGGCTTGATCACACACGTTGCGTTCGCGCCATGCCAAATACGCCAGCATTAATTGGCAAAGGAATTACTGGTCTATTTGCGGATGCTGCCGTAGATCAGTCTGACCGCGCTCTAGCAGAAACCATTTGTAATGCAGTTGGCCAAGCAGTTTGGGTTGCAGAAGAAAAACTGATGGATGCGGTCACAGCTGTTTCAGGCAGTGGTCCTGCTTATGTTTTTGCATTTTTAGAAGCAATGCAATCAGCTGGCGTTAAGCTTGGTTTAGATGCTCATACTGCTCGCAAACTGGCTTATGCAACGCTTGAGGGGGCTACGCAACTTGCCCATAATTCCGATGAGCATGCTGGTGTATTACGCGAAAGAGTAACCTCCAAAGGTGGCACCACTGCTGCTGCACTTGATGTGATGAAACAACATGGCTGGCATGAGATTTTAGAAAAAGCAATTGATGCTGCTAGTCAACGTGGCAAGACTATGGGTGATGAACTGGGTAAAAGCTAG
- a CDS encoding 3-deoxy-7-phosphoheptulonate synthase produces the protein MSQQNTNPANWYSAVDKTSDTDDQRIDNISVLPPPEHLIRFFPIAGTPTEALISKTRKKIRDIIHGKDDRLLVVIGPCSIHDPRAALEYCQRLLAERKRFAGELEIVMRVYFEKPRTTIGWKGLINDPYLDESYRIEEGLRLARQVLMEINRLGMPAGSEFLDVISPQYIADLISWGAIGARTTESQVHRELASGLSAPIGFKNGTDGNIKIATDAIQAAGRPHHFLSVHKNGQVSVVETKGNKDCHVILRGGKEPNYEVKFVQAACSELDAAKLPASLMVDLSHANSSKKHERQIIVADDVAQQIESGSHQIFGVMVESHLNDGAQKFTPGKDDPNNLEYGKSITDACINWDDSVQVLERLATAVKKRRSKKK, from the coding sequence ATGAGCCAACAAAATACGAATCCCGCCAATTGGTACTCCGCTGTTGATAAAACCTCGGATACTGACGATCAACGCATTGATAACATCTCTGTTCTGCCTCCGCCAGAGCATTTGATCCGCTTTTTCCCAATCGCGGGAACGCCTACCGAAGCGTTAATTAGTAAAACGCGCAAAAAAATCCGCGACATTATTCATGGCAAAGACGATCGCTTACTCGTTGTCATTGGACCATGCTCTATTCATGATCCAAGAGCAGCACTTGAATACTGCCAACGTCTTTTAGCAGAACGTAAGCGTTTCGCAGGTGAGCTAGAAATTGTGATGCGGGTATATTTTGAAAAGCCACGAACCACTATTGGTTGGAAAGGTTTGATTAACGACCCCTATCTCGATGAAAGCTATCGCATTGAAGAGGGTCTGCGACTCGCTCGCCAAGTGCTCATGGAAATTAATCGTCTCGGAATGCCAGCTGGTAGCGAATTCTTGGATGTGATTTCCCCACAATATATTGCAGACTTGATTTCTTGGGGCGCAATTGGCGCACGTACTACTGAGAGTCAAGTACATCGCGAACTCGCTTCAGGTTTATCTGCGCCTATTGGCTTTAAGAACGGTACTGATGGCAATATCAAAATTGCTACCGATGCTATTCAAGCTGCAGGTCGCCCACATCACTTTTTATCCGTTCATAAGAATGGTCAAGTATCTGTTGTGGAGACCAAGGGTAATAAAGATTGCCATGTGATTTTGCGTGGTGGTAAAGAGCCGAACTACGAAGTAAAGTTTGTACAAGCCGCCTGCTCTGAGCTCGATGCTGCCAAGCTTCCAGCCAGTTTGATGGTTGACTTATCGCATGCCAATTCCAGCAAGAAGCATGAGCGTCAAATTATTGTTGCTGATGATGTTGCTCAACAAATTGAGTCTGGTTCACATCAAATTTTCGGCGTAATGGTTGAAAGCCATCTGAATGATGGTGCGCAGAAATTTACACCAGGAAAAGATGATCCGAACAATTTGGAATACGGCAAAAGTATTACTGATGCTTGTATTAACTGGGATGATTCAGTTCAAGTACTAGAACGTCTTGCTACCGCTGTTAAGAAACGCAGAAGCAAGAAAAAATAA
- a CDS encoding cob(I)yrinic acid a,c-diamide adenosyltransferase, translating to MGNRLSKIATRTGDAGMTGLGDGSRVEKDHLRICAMGDVDELNSEIGVLMTEAIPEKISAELHELFLQVQHDLFDLGGELCIPNYKLLNPEHVAQLDIWLEKYNKQLPPLTEFILPGGTRAAAQAHVCRTVCRRAERSIVRLGWEESLYDSPRQYVNRLSDLLFVLARILNLAAGGTDVLWKHEKKETK from the coding sequence ATGGGAAATCGACTATCAAAAATCGCTACTAGAACCGGTGATGCGGGCATGACCGGCTTGGGTGACGGGAGTCGCGTTGAGAAAGATCATCTGCGAATCTGTGCCATGGGTGATGTAGATGAGCTGAACTCTGAAATCGGGGTTTTAATGACCGAGGCGATCCCAGAAAAAATTTCTGCCGAGTTGCATGAGCTTTTTCTGCAGGTGCAGCATGATTTATTTGACTTGGGTGGTGAGCTTTGTATCCCTAATTACAAGTTACTCAATCCTGAGCATGTTGCCCAACTCGATATTTGGCTTGAGAAATACAACAAGCAATTGCCTCCGTTAACTGAATTTATCTTGCCAGGTGGCACACGAGCAGCCGCACAAGCACACGTTTGCAGAACTGTATGTCGTAGAGCGGAACGTTCGATTGTGCGTTTGGGTTGGGAGGAGTCTTTGTACGATTCCCCGCGTCAGTATGTAAATCGATTATCCGATTTACTTTTTGTACTTGCTCGTATTTTAAATCTGGCTGCTGGTGGCACAGATGTGCTTTGGAAGCACGAAAAAAAAGAGACCAAATAA